From one Pontibacillus sp. HMF3514 genomic stretch:
- a CDS encoding glycoside hydrolase family 31 protein codes for MLEDTSFAIHPGNNQNLSETPYQDIGNVMHVEKDEKGYTFYCENGYVTVTFNRADIIRIVMNQKAKPSLKSTPAVIAPTETVEKELKEESDSYIISTSKLDAHIQKAPFRIRIQDKDGHIIASEQEKGLGFQENGEVICYKEMLEQDRFYGFGEKTGFLDKRGESYTMWNSDVFAPHNPETDPLYQSIPYFMSLRDGRAHGIFFDNSYKSTFDMKTESDHYSFRAEGGQLDYYVFIGPSPKDVIEQYTHITGRMPLPPKWAIGYHQSRYSYKSEQEVREVANAFIEKNIPVDVLYLDIHYMNEYRVFTFDKDQFPTPEKMIQDLKNAGIRIVPIVDPGVKKDPEYSIYQEGVREDHFCKYLEGNIYTGDVWPGESAFLDFTDERTRKWWGEKHQYYADLGIEGIWNDMNEPAVFNETKTMDTNVMHKNDGDPQTHRALHNLYGLLMGEATYEGMKEQLGGKRSFLLTRAGYSGVQRYASVWTGDNRSFWEHLQMALPMCMNLGLSGIAFSGPDVGGFAHDTNGELLTRWTQVGAFTPYFRNHSALDTVRQEPWQFGEKYEAIIRDYIQLRYQWLPQLYSLFREAHETGVPVMRPLMLEYPHDEKTYQLYDEFMIGDNTLIAPIMHPEVTDRAVYFPEGTWVDYFTGEEYSGSQTHLIHAELDKLPMFIKKGSFVALSPVRQSTMHKQDSLILQVYASDKGEYKTVFYDDDGETYQYEGDESMKLPVTISSAPDEVSITFGEKQGGFNPSYQNVDVYVHGLQDNQVITLNGEKVSGEHSDQGVHFQAKL; via the coding sequence ATGCTTGAAGATACAAGCTTTGCAATCCACCCAGGAAACAACCAGAACCTATCAGAAACACCCTACCAGGATATTGGAAATGTCATGCACGTTGAAAAAGACGAAAAAGGCTACACATTTTATTGTGAAAATGGCTATGTGACCGTAACATTCAATCGTGCAGACATCATCCGAATCGTAATGAATCAGAAAGCAAAGCCATCTCTGAAATCAACACCAGCAGTCATTGCACCAACTGAAACGGTCGAAAAAGAGCTTAAAGAAGAATCGGACAGTTATATCATTTCTACAAGCAAACTTGACGCTCATATTCAAAAAGCTCCTTTCCGTATTCGCATCCAAGATAAAGACGGGCATATCATTGCCTCTGAACAGGAAAAAGGACTAGGGTTTCAGGAAAATGGTGAAGTCATTTGCTATAAAGAAATGCTAGAACAGGACCGTTTTTATGGATTTGGTGAAAAAACAGGTTTCCTAGATAAACGTGGAGAATCTTATACCATGTGGAATTCAGATGTGTTCGCACCTCATAACCCAGAAACGGATCCACTCTATCAGTCTATTCCATATTTTATGTCTTTAAGAGATGGACGCGCACATGGTATCTTTTTCGACAATAGTTATAAGTCCACCTTTGATATGAAAACGGAATCCGATCATTACTCCTTCCGTGCCGAAGGGGGCCAGCTCGATTACTATGTGTTTATTGGACCATCTCCTAAGGATGTTATTGAACAATACACACATATCACAGGACGTATGCCACTGCCTCCAAAATGGGCAATTGGTTATCACCAATCCCGTTATAGCTATAAGAGCGAACAAGAAGTACGTGAAGTAGCAAATGCATTCATTGAAAAGAACATTCCTGTTGATGTTTTATACTTAGACATTCATTATATGAACGAATATCGCGTGTTTACGTTTGATAAAGATCAATTCCCGACACCTGAAAAAATGATTCAGGACCTTAAAAACGCAGGGATTCGCATCGTACCGATTGTAGACCCAGGCGTAAAAAAAGATCCTGAGTACAGCATTTATCAAGAAGGTGTGCGTGAAGACCATTTTTGTAAGTACCTAGAAGGCAATATTTACACTGGTGATGTTTGGCCAGGAGAAAGCGCTTTCCTTGATTTTACAGATGAACGTACACGTAAATGGTGGGGTGAAAAACACCAATACTATGCTGATCTTGGTATCGAAGGTATCTGGAATGATATGAACGAACCAGCTGTTTTCAACGAAACGAAAACGATGGATACCAATGTGATGCATAAAAATGATGGGGATCCTCAAACACACCGTGCCCTTCATAACCTGTATGGATTATTAATGGGAGAAGCGACGTATGAGGGGATGAAGGAACAACTAGGCGGTAAACGCTCTTTCCTTCTAACACGTGCAGGTTATTCAGGTGTTCAGCGTTATGCATCAGTTTGGACAGGGGATAACCGTAGCTTCTGGGAGCATTTACAAATGGCACTCCCAATGTGTATGAACCTTGGATTATCTGGCATTGCCTTCTCAGGGCCAGACGTTGGTGGCTTTGCCCACGATACAAACGGTGAACTTTTGACTCGCTGGACCCAAGTAGGAGCGTTTACACCATACTTCCGTAACCACTCTGCATTAGATACAGTGCGTCAGGAACCATGGCAGTTTGGTGAAAAATATGAAGCAATTATTCGCGATTATATTCAATTACGTTATCAGTGGCTTCCGCAGCTCTATTCTCTATTCCGTGAAGCGCACGAAACGGGCGTACCAGTAATGCGTCCATTAATGCTTGAGTATCCACATGATGAAAAGACATACCAGCTTTACGATGAGTTCATGATTGGGGATAACACGTTAATTGCTCCAATTATGCACCCAGAAGTAACCGATCGCGCTGTGTACTTCCCAGAAGGCACATGGGTGGATTACTTCACAGGTGAGGAATATAGCGGAAGTCAAACGCATTTAATTCATGCTGAGTTAGATAAATTACCAATGTTCATCAAGAAAGGTTCTTTTGTGGCGCTAAGTCCAGTCAGACAATCGACTATGCACAAGCAAGATAGCCTCATCCTCCAAGTATATGCAAGTGATAAAGGTGAATACAAAACTGTTTTCTATGATGATGATGGGGAAACGTATCAATATGAGGGAGACGAATCTATGAAACTCCCAGTAACGATCTCCTCAGCTCCAGACGAAGTGAGCATCACGTTTGGTGAAAAACAAGGTGGATTCAATCCGTCCTATCAAAACGTAGACGTGTATGTGCACGGTTTACAAGACAATCAGGTAATTACATTGAATGGTGAAAAGGTTTCAGGAGAGCATTCAGATCAAGGTGTTCACTTCCAGGCGAAACTATAA
- a CDS encoding sugar ABC transporter permease, protein MKNQKILKLTLSYSIILIMFAVILYPVIWIVGSSFNPGDSLSSSKLIPDNASLTHYKSLFNLEESDYLLWYWNTLKICSITMVLSVTMVCLTGYSFSRYRFVGRKNGLLTFLILQMIPNFAALIAIYVLALTTGLLDTHFALILVYTGGAIPMNTWLMKGYIDSIPRELDESARMDGAGHFRIFIQIVMPLAKPIIAVVSLFTFITPFTDFILARVLLRSEEKYTLAVGLYDLIADQFGNEFTKFAAGSVLIAIPISILFLSLQKYFVSGLTAGGTKG, encoded by the coding sequence ATGAAGAATCAAAAAATCTTAAAATTAACCTTATCTTATTCGATTATTTTAATCATGTTTGCAGTGATTTTGTATCCCGTTATTTGGATCGTTGGCTCCTCCTTTAACCCAGGTGATAGTCTCTCAAGTTCTAAGCTGATCCCAGACAATGCTTCACTTACTCACTATAAGAGTTTATTTAATTTAGAGGAGAGTGACTATTTACTATGGTACTGGAACACTCTTAAAATTTGTTCTATTACGATGGTGTTATCAGTAACAATGGTCTGCTTAACAGGGTATAGTTTCTCTCGTTATCGCTTTGTGGGGAGAAAAAATGGTTTATTAACTTTCTTAATTCTGCAAATGATTCCGAATTTTGCAGCTCTAATTGCAATTTATGTTTTAGCATTAACAACAGGTTTATTGGATACACATTTTGCTCTAATTCTGGTATATACGGGTGGAGCTATTCCGATGAACACATGGCTTATGAAAGGTTACATTGATTCCATCCCAAGAGAGCTGGATGAGTCAGCTCGAATGGATGGAGCAGGACACTTCAGAATTTTCATTCAAATCGTTATGCCATTAGCAAAACCGATTATAGCTGTTGTTTCGTTATTTACTTTTATTACGCCTTTTACAGATTTCATATTGGCAAGGGTCTTATTAAGATCTGAAGAAAAGTACACGTTAGCCGTGGGTCTTTACGATCTTATTGCAGACCAATTTGGAAACGAATTCACAAAATTCGCAGCTGGATCTGTACTAATTGCCATTCCTATTTCGATTTTGTTCTTGTCCTTACAAAAATACTTCGTTTCCGGTTTGACGGCAGGCGGTACGAAAGGATAA
- a CDS encoding extracellular solute-binding protein, protein MKKVFALFMMLVLALGVLAACAPERPTNEESEGNNEGSSNENTEGETSSDKPEKLVIWEDKEKGVGLEPAIKSFEEEYGIKVEYKEMDMASEIRENLRLDGPAGSGPDVLTLPHDQIGQVVTEGLIAPIESNDEVVNRYTESSILAQTYDGTLYGLPKATETPVFIYNKDHMEKPPENFEELYKFSQDFGGDKEYGFLALWDNYYFAHAVIGGFGGYVFENNEGALDPTKIGLNNEGAIKGAEYIEKWYDNIFPSGIVGESGGSTKGALFEEGKVASQQDGPWAFQGLTDKGINYGVAPMPKLPNGEYPKTFMGVKGWHVSSFSDNKEWATKLVEWIANEENAKIRFEKTSEIPPVKSLIEDPIIAEDPKAKAVAVQSSRATPMPNIPEMAEVWGPMAQALQLVATDKAEPEEALNSAVETIKANIEANHSE, encoded by the coding sequence ATGAAAAAGGTTTTTGCTCTTTTCATGATGTTGGTTTTGGCTCTAGGTGTTCTTGCAGCATGTGCACCTGAACGACCAACTAACGAGGAATCGGAAGGTAACAATGAGGGGTCTTCAAATGAGAACACTGAAGGAGAAACGAGTTCTGATAAACCAGAGAAGCTAGTAATCTGGGAGGACAAAGAAAAAGGTGTTGGTCTTGAGCCAGCAATTAAAAGTTTCGAAGAGGAATATGGAATTAAAGTAGAGTATAAAGAAATGGATATGGCTTCAGAAATCCGTGAAAACCTTCGTCTTGATGGTCCAGCAGGAAGTGGGCCAGATGTACTTACATTACCGCACGACCAAATCGGTCAGGTTGTTACAGAAGGCTTAATTGCACCAATTGAATCAAATGATGAAGTAGTTAATCGCTATACGGAGTCATCAATCCTAGCACAAACATACGATGGCACATTATATGGTCTACCGAAAGCTACTGAAACACCAGTGTTTATTTACAATAAAGATCATATGGAAAAACCACCTGAAAATTTTGAAGAGCTTTATAAGTTCTCTCAAGATTTTGGTGGAGACAAAGAATATGGTTTCTTAGCTTTATGGGATAACTATTACTTTGCTCATGCTGTTATTGGTGGATTTGGTGGGTATGTGTTTGAAAACAATGAAGGTGCACTTGACCCAACTAAAATCGGTTTGAACAATGAAGGTGCAATTAAAGGTGCCGAGTATATTGAAAAGTGGTATGACAACATTTTCCCAAGTGGAATTGTTGGAGAGAGCGGTGGATCTACAAAAGGTGCTCTATTTGAGGAAGGTAAAGTTGCCTCACAGCAAGATGGACCATGGGCATTCCAGGGACTCACTGACAAAGGTATCAATTATGGTGTAGCGCCAATGCCAAAATTACCAAATGGGGAATATCCTAAAACATTCATGGGTGTTAAAGGCTGGCATGTAAGTTCATTCTCTGACAACAAAGAATGGGCTACTAAACTAGTAGAGTGGATTGCAAATGAAGAAAACGCTAAAATCCGTTTTGAAAAAACATCTGAAATTCCACCAGTTAAATCTTTAATTGAAGACCCTATTATTGCAGAAGATCCAAAAGCAAAAGCTGTTGCCGTTCAATCTTCTCGTGCAACTCCAATGCCTAATATCCCAGAAATGGCAGAGGTTTGGGGACCAATGGCACAAGCTCTTCAACTTGTAGCAACAGATAAGGCAGAACCAGAAGAAGCTTTAAATAGTGCTGTCGAAACAATTAAAGCAAATATTGAAGCAAATCATTCTGAATAA
- a CDS encoding glycoside hydrolase family 13 protein, which translates to MLKEAIYHRPKNNFAYAYDKETVHIRIRTKKDDLTRVRLQHGDPYYWTEDGWQYQLEDMEKSGSDSLFDYWVIAIKPPHRRLRYGFELTDEKETVYFTEKGYFEEPPGETNDHFSFPFLNPIDVFDAPDWVRDTVWYQIFPERFANGDPSINPEGVLPWASTEPKPDNFFGGDFEGVIQKLDYLVDLGINGIYFTPIFKARSNHKYDTIDYMEIDPQFGDKETFRRLIKECHNRGIRVMLDAVFNHSGYYFEPFQDLLKHGEHSKYKDWFHIREFPIQEEPIPSYDTFAYVPSMPKLNTEHPEVRKYLLDVGRYWIEEFDIDGWRLDVANEVDHAFWREFRKVVKDAKEDAYILGEIWHDSMPWLQGDQFDAVMNYPFTSGVLQFFAEQNISAKDFSNKITNVLQLYPENVNEVSFNLLDSHDTSRILSIANENKDVVKLIFLFQLSFIGTPCIYYGDEVGMTGLGDPGCRKCMVWDKEKQDLDLFSHVQKLLTLRKEISVFGNDGAFRFIKTDDATNSIMYEKANAQQKLLFVINNSEHHVTQVLPNAETYNAKELLTEENVQLNPYEEITLNPYEGKVYLIQ; encoded by the coding sequence ATGTTAAAAGAAGCAATCTATCATAGACCAAAAAACAACTTTGCCTACGCTTATGATAAGGAAACAGTACATATTAGAATCCGCACAAAAAAAGATGACCTTACTCGTGTACGTCTACAACATGGAGATCCATACTACTGGACAGAAGATGGTTGGCAATACCAACTAGAGGATATGGAGAAAAGCGGAAGTGATTCTCTTTTCGATTACTGGGTTATCGCCATCAAACCTCCTCACCGTCGTTTACGTTACGGTTTTGAGTTAACAGATGAAAAGGAAACCGTGTACTTTACTGAAAAAGGATACTTCGAAGAGCCTCCAGGAGAAACGAATGATCACTTTAGTTTCCCTTTCTTAAATCCAATAGATGTATTTGATGCTCCTGATTGGGTACGAGACACAGTTTGGTATCAGATTTTCCCAGAACGTTTTGCTAATGGAGATCCCTCGATCAATCCTGAAGGAGTTTTACCTTGGGCAAGTACCGAACCTAAACCTGATAACTTCTTTGGCGGTGATTTTGAAGGTGTGATTCAAAAACTAGACTATCTTGTTGACTTAGGAATAAATGGAATCTATTTCACTCCTATCTTTAAAGCACGTTCTAACCATAAATACGATACGATCGATTATATGGAAATCGACCCTCAATTCGGTGACAAAGAAACATTCCGTAGGTTAATCAAAGAGTGTCACAACCGTGGCATCCGCGTCATGCTCGATGCTGTATTCAACCATAGCGGCTATTACTTTGAACCATTTCAAGATCTATTGAAGCATGGTGAACATTCTAAATATAAAGATTGGTTCCATATAAGAGAATTTCCGATTCAAGAGGAACCAATTCCTAGTTATGATACATTTGCGTATGTTCCATCAATGCCAAAATTAAATACTGAGCATCCTGAAGTTCGTAAATATCTTCTAGATGTAGGGAGGTACTGGATAGAGGAATTTGATATTGATGGTTGGAGACTAGATGTTGCAAATGAGGTTGATCATGCCTTTTGGAGAGAATTTCGTAAGGTCGTAAAAGATGCAAAAGAAGATGCTTACATTTTAGGAGAGATCTGGCATGACTCTATGCCTTGGTTACAGGGCGATCAATTTGATGCAGTTATGAATTACCCATTTACGAGCGGTGTGCTACAATTCTTTGCTGAACAAAACATCTCTGCTAAGGATTTTTCAAACAAGATCACAAATGTACTTCAATTATATCCCGAAAACGTGAATGAAGTATCTTTTAATTTACTAGATAGTCACGACACATCAAGAATTCTATCAATTGCTAATGAGAACAAGGACGTTGTCAAACTGATCTTCCTCTTCCAACTATCCTTTATCGGAACACCATGCATCTATTATGGAGATGAAGTTGGTATGACAGGTTTAGGTGATCCTGGCTGTCGTAAATGTATGGTGTGGGATAAAGAAAAACAAGATCTTGATTTATTCTCACATGTACAGAAGCTTTTGACCTTGAGAAAAGAAATTTCTGTTTTTGGTAATGATGGTGCTTTCCGTTTCATAAAAACAGATGATGCAACAAATTCAATTATGTATGAGAAAGCTAATGCTCAACAGAAGCTTTTATTCGTCATTAATAATTCTGAACATCATGTTACACAGGTGCTTCCAAATGCTGAAACCTATAATGCAAAAGAACTCCTTACTGAAGAAAATGTACAATTAAATCCTTATGAAGAAATAACATTAAATCCTTATGAAGGAAAAGTGTATTTAATCCAATAA
- a CDS encoding alpha-amylase family glycosyl hydrolase has protein sequence MKIRVLCTLIMIPFLLFYAFPQTGAAEKEEGNWQDESIYFLMVDRFYNGNQENDYEVNTKDPKAYHGGDLQGVIEKLDYIKELGFTAIWLTPIMENQPKGYHGYWITDFKKVEEHFGTMADAKKLVEEAHKRDMKVIFDFVVNHTGQQHPWVDDPEKKDWFHEESMIMGNSQTQLEEGWIYGLPDLKQENPEVKQYFMDVAEYWIEETGVDGFRLDTVKHVPKSFWRDFSDHVKSIDEDFFLLGEVWSEDPSYLAEYQKIGIDSLVDYPFFNAATEVFQKSGVDLDALNRAWKRNEAFYESPASLGTFLDNHDNKRFTRLAFNNDQNPVTRWKLALTYMYGAPGIPIVYYGSEIPMDGGEDPDNRRMMNFKSGDTELKQYMEQLSAIRSKFPSLTKGSFEQVVSDGAFGVFKRTYEDETAYLVINNSEETQVAHLKDIPEGKQLRGLIHDNVARKDGNGEVKVAIDREMADIFIQEEEQGVNFLFIGAMVIIIGGFVAFVAIVSRKNKQESTD, from the coding sequence ATGAAAATCAGAGTGTTGTGTACGCTCATCATGATTCCGTTTCTTCTTTTTTACGCCTTTCCACAAACAGGAGCTGCTGAAAAAGAAGAAGGAAACTGGCAAGATGAGTCAATCTATTTTTTGATGGTGGATCGTTTCTACAACGGAAACCAGGAAAATGATTATGAAGTAAATACTAAAGACCCTAAAGCATACCATGGCGGTGATCTTCAAGGGGTTATTGAAAAGCTAGATTACATTAAGGAGTTAGGTTTTACTGCAATCTGGCTTACTCCGATTATGGAGAACCAGCCCAAAGGTTATCACGGATATTGGATTACAGACTTCAAAAAAGTAGAAGAACACTTCGGTACGATGGCTGATGCCAAGAAGCTTGTTGAGGAAGCTCACAAGCGTGATATGAAAGTTATTTTTGATTTTGTTGTGAACCATACAGGTCAACAACACCCTTGGGTAGATGATCCTGAGAAGAAAGATTGGTTTCATGAAGAGTCCATGATTATGGGGAATAGCCAAACACAGCTTGAAGAAGGCTGGATTTATGGATTACCTGACTTGAAACAGGAGAATCCTGAAGTAAAGCAGTACTTTATGGATGTTGCAGAATACTGGATAGAAGAGACGGGTGTTGATGGTTTTCGTCTAGATACAGTGAAACACGTTCCGAAATCCTTTTGGAGAGATTTCAGTGATCATGTAAAAAGTATAGATGAAGATTTCTTCCTTTTGGGGGAGGTTTGGAGTGAAGATCCAAGCTATCTGGCAGAATACCAAAAAATCGGCATCGATTCTTTAGTAGATTATCCATTTTTCAATGCAGCAACTGAAGTGTTTCAGAAGTCAGGTGTTGATCTGGATGCTTTAAATAGAGCGTGGAAACGAAATGAAGCCTTTTACGAAAGCCCGGCTTCACTAGGTACATTCTTAGATAATCATGACAATAAACGCTTTACTCGATTAGCTTTTAATAATGATCAAAACCCCGTCACACGATGGAAACTAGCTTTAACATATATGTATGGTGCCCCTGGTATTCCAATTGTCTATTATGGAAGTGAAATACCGATGGATGGTGGGGAAGACCCAGATAACCGTCGTATGATGAACTTCAAATCTGGTGATACAGAGTTGAAGCAATACATGGAGCAACTTTCTGCGATTCGTAGTAAATTCCCATCTTTAACAAAAGGGAGCTTTGAACAAGTCGTAAGTGATGGAGCTTTTGGCGTATTTAAACGTACTTATGAAGATGAAACAGCTTATTTGGTTATCAATAATTCAGAAGAAACACAGGTAGCTCATCTCAAAGATATTCCTGAAGGCAAGCAATTACGTGGCTTAATCCATGATAATGTTGCCCGTAAAGATGGCAATGGTGAGGTCAAAGTTGCAATCGATCGTGAAATGGCTGATATCTTTATTCAAGAAGAAGAGCAAGGAGTTAACTTCTTATTTATCGGTGCCATGGTCATTATCATCGGAGGTTTTGTAGCCTTTGTTGCCATCGTCAGTCGCAAAAATAAACAAGAATCAACTGACTAG
- a CDS encoding carbohydrate ABC transporter permease, with translation MEPNIQTGYETEKPASKHRKLAMGLSIIPGFGQFYNRQLLKGLIFLVLCGAFIVAFADMISLGLWGLVTLGTDVKYDHSIFLLVKGIISLLVILLGLLVYAYNLYDAYQNGKKRDLGNKLNSVREQYRTLVDSGFPYLMISPGFILLLFVVIFPIIFVVLLSFTNYDLYHSPPAKLVDWIGIQNYIDIFKLDIWRQTFFSVLSWTIIWTFVATTLQVALGVFLAVLVNQKDLMFKKTIRTVFILPWAIPAFVSILVFAGMFNETVGTINEDILSALGVSIHWMTDPFWTRFALIMIQGWLGFPFVFAMTTGVLQSIPDELYEAADVDGASIFQKFKSITLPLILYATAPILITQYTFNFNNFNVIFLFNGGGPAVPNQNAGGTDILISWIYELTMTSAQYGKAAAITMMLSLIVISVAIWQFRKTRSFQEEDMM, from the coding sequence ATGGAGCCAAACATCCAGACAGGTTATGAAACGGAAAAACCTGCATCCAAACACCGCAAACTAGCCATGGGCTTATCCATAATTCCAGGGTTTGGTCAATTCTATAATCGTCAATTACTGAAGGGACTTATCTTTTTAGTTTTATGTGGTGCATTTATTGTTGCATTTGCAGATATGATTAGTCTTGGTTTGTGGGGATTGGTTACGCTAGGTACTGATGTTAAATATGATCACTCTATATTTTTACTTGTTAAAGGGATCATTTCATTACTTGTTATTTTATTAGGGCTTTTAGTTTACGCTTATAATTTATATGATGCTTATCAGAACGGTAAAAAACGAGACTTAGGAAATAAGCTGAACTCGGTACGTGAGCAGTACCGAACATTAGTTGATAGCGGGTTTCCTTATCTCATGATTTCTCCAGGATTTATCTTGCTTCTTTTTGTTGTAATATTTCCTATTATATTCGTAGTCTTGCTTTCCTTTACAAACTACGATCTATATCATTCGCCTCCTGCAAAACTAGTTGATTGGATTGGTATTCAAAACTATATTGATATTTTTAAGCTAGATATTTGGAGGCAAACATTTTTCAGCGTTCTTTCTTGGACAATTATTTGGACCTTTGTAGCAACGACATTACAGGTTGCACTTGGAGTATTCTTAGCGGTTCTAGTAAATCAGAAAGACTTAATGTTTAAGAAAACTATTCGAACAGTTTTCATTTTACCTTGGGCTATACCAGCATTCGTTTCAATTCTTGTATTCGCAGGCATGTTTAATGAAACGGTTGGTACGATTAATGAAGACATTTTATCAGCATTGGGTGTAAGCATTCATTGGATGACAGATCCATTTTGGACTAGATTTGCACTAATTATGATTCAAGGATGGCTAGGATTCCCATTTGTATTTGCTATGACAACCGGGGTCCTGCAATCGATTCCAGATGAATTATATGAAGCTGCAGATGTAGATGGAGCGAGTATTTTCCAAAAGTTTAAATCTATTACGTTACCGTTAATTCTTTATGCAACAGCGCCTATATTGATTACACAGTACACGTTTAACTTCAATAACTTTAACGTAATCTTCCTGTTTAATGGTGGTGGTCCAGCTGTACCAAACCAAAACGCAGGTGGAACAGACATTTTAATCTCGTGGATATACGAACTGACGATGACAAGCGCTCAGTATGGAAAAGCTGCTGCCATAACGATGATGCTTTCATTAATTGTAATTTCAGTAGCCATTTGGCAGTTTAGAAAAACAAGGTCATTCCAAGAAGAGGATATGATGTAA
- a CDS encoding LacI family DNA-binding transcriptional regulator has product MGITIKDVAKAANVAPSTVSRVIANNSRISENTKKRVRKAMKDLGYHPNVNARNLANKSTQALGIVMKSSTDKALQNPFFSEVLRGISAIAHEEEHSLFISTGETEEEIYESVERMVYGNQVDGIILLYSQVNDPVSNFLIEKDFPFVLIGKPYNQVDSITHVDNDNVTASVDITNHLIEQGHERIAFIGGDTDLVVTLDRMRGYELALEKAGLPIKDEYHIHQEFLKSGGREAVHQLFQLDEPPTGLVIVDDLMSIGVMTMLEELGYQVPQDVSIVSFNNVYLSEISRPPLTTVDVNIHGLGCQAAKCVIEKVNNVDEPAKRIIVPYDIKKRQSTREAKRAPFSE; this is encoded by the coding sequence ATGGGGATTACAATCAAGGATGTAGCAAAAGCAGCAAATGTTGCACCCTCAACCGTATCGAGGGTTATTGCTAACAATTCAAGAATAAGTGAAAACACAAAAAAGCGCGTTCGAAAAGCGATGAAGGATTTAGGGTATCATCCAAACGTCAATGCGAGAAACCTAGCGAATAAATCCACTCAAGCTTTAGGCATCGTCATGAAATCTTCTACAGACAAGGCGTTACAAAACCCTTTCTTCTCAGAAGTTCTTCGTGGTATTAGTGCCATCGCACATGAGGAGGAGCATTCTCTGTTTATTTCTACGGGCGAAACAGAGGAGGAAATCTATGAAAGCGTGGAACGTATGGTATATGGGAACCAAGTAGATGGTATTATTCTATTATACTCCCAGGTAAACGACCCAGTTTCAAACTTTTTAATCGAAAAAGATTTCCCGTTTGTTCTCATCGGTAAGCCTTACAATCAAGTGGACAGTATTACACATGTGGATAATGATAACGTTACAGCATCTGTGGATATTACGAATCACCTGATTGAACAAGGCCACGAACGAATTGCCTTTATCGGAGGCGACACAGATCTTGTGGTGACATTAGACCGTATGAGGGGCTATGAACTCGCACTTGAAAAGGCGGGACTACCAATCAAGGATGAATACCATATTCACCAGGAGTTCCTGAAATCAGGTGGACGAGAAGCCGTTCATCAATTGTTCCAACTCGATGAACCACCAACAGGTCTTGTCATTGTCGATGATTTGATGAGTATTGGTGTTATGACCATGCTTGAAGAACTAGGCTATCAGGTCCCACAAGATGTTTCGATCGTAAGCTTTAACAACGTGTATTTATCCGAAATATCCCGACCACCACTAACGACAGTAGATGTAAATATACACGGTCTGGGCTGCCAGGCAGCAAAATGCGTCATCGAAAAAGTGAACAACGTTGACGAACCAGCTAAACGCATCATTGTTCCATATGATATTAAGAAAAGACAATCCACAAGGGAAGCGAAAAGAGCTCCCTTTTCAGAATGA